A stretch of Mesoplodon densirostris isolate mMesDen1 chromosome 7, mMesDen1 primary haplotype, whole genome shotgun sequence DNA encodes these proteins:
- the SPTBN2 gene encoding spectrin beta chain, non-erythrocytic 2 isoform X1, whose amino-acid sequence MNGHGVSRAHGHGLNGADEFYYEALEESQNPRGLPLSPAAFISPAQYASVLEGRFKQLQDEREAVQKKTFTKWVNSHLARVTCRVGDLYSDLRDGRNLLRLLEVLSGETLPKPTKGRMRIHCLENVDKALQFLKEQKVHLENVGSHDIVDGNHRLTLGLVWTIILRFQIQDISVETEDNKEKKSAKDALLLWCQMKTAGYPNVNVHNFTTSWRDGLAFNAIVHKHRPDLLDFESLKKCNAHYNLQNAFNLAEKELGLTKLLDPEDVNVDQPDEKSIITYVATYYHYFSKMKALAVEGKRIGKVLDHAMEAERLVEKYESLASELLQWIEQTIVTLNDRQLANSLSGVQNQLQSFNSYRTVEKPPKFTEKGNLEVLLFTIQSKLRANNQKVYTPREGRLISDINKAWERLEKAEHERELALRTELIRQEKLEQLAARFDRKAAMRETWLSENQRLVSQDNFGLELAAVEAAVRKHEAIETDIVAYSGRVQAVDAVAAELAAEHYHDIKRIAARQHNVARLWDFLRQMVAARRERLLLNLELQKVFQDLLYLMDWMEEMKGRLQSQDLGKHLAGVEDLLQLHELVEADIAVQAERVRSVSASALRFCEPGKEYKPCDPQLVLERVATLEQNYESLCKLAAARRARLEESRRLWRFLWEVGEAEAWVREQQHLLASAETGRDLTGVLRLLNKHTALRGEMSGRLGPLKLTLEQGQQLVAEGHPGAGQAAARTAELRAQWERLEALAEERAQRLAQAASLYQFQVDANDMEAWLVDALRLVSSPELGHDEFSTQALARQHRALEEEIRGHRPTLDTLREQATALPPVLSRTPEVQGRLPTLERQYGELRARAGERARALEAALARYTMLSEAGACGLWVEEKEQWLNGLALPERLEDLEVVQQRFETLEPEMNALAARITAVNDIAEQLLKANPPGKDSIVNTQKQLNHRWQQFRSLADGKKAALTSALSIQNYHLECTETQAWMREKTKVIESTQGLGNDLAGVLALQRKLAGTERDLEAIAARVGELTREANALAAEHPAQAPAISARLGEVQAGWEDLRTTMRRREESLGEARRLQDFLRSLDDFQAWLGRTQTSVASEEGPATLPEAEALLAQHAALRGEVERARSEYSQLRAVGEEVTRDQADPQCLFLRQRLEALGTGWEELGRMWESRQGRLAQAHGFQGFLRDARQAEGVLSSQEYVLSHTEMPGTLQAADAAIKKLEDFMSTMDANGERIRGLLEAGRQLVSEGNIHAEKIQEKADSIERRHRKNQEAVQQLLGRLRDNRERQHFLQDCHELKLWIDEKMLTAQDVSYDEARNLHTKWQKHQAFMAELAANKDWLDKVDKEGRELTLEKPELKALVWEKLDDLHRRWDELETTTQAKARSLFDANRAELFAQSCSALESWLESLQAQLHSDDYGKDLTSVNILLKKQQMLEREMAVREKEVEAIQAQAKALAQEDQGAGEVERTSKAVEEKFRALCQPMKERCRRLQASREQHQFHRDVEDEILWVTERLPVASSMEHGRDLPSVQLLMKKNQTLQKEIQGHEPRIADLTERQRALGAAAAGPELAELQEMWKRLSHELELRGKRLEEALRAQQFYRDAAEAEAWMGEQELHMMGQEKAKDELSAQAEVKKHQVLEQALADYAQTIHQLAASSQDMIDHEHPESTRISIRQAQVDKLYASLKELAGERRERLHEHLRLCQLRRELDDLEQWIQEREVVAASHELGQDYEHVTMLRDKFREFSRDTSTIGQERVDSANTLANGLIAGGHAARATVAEWKDSLNEAWADLLELLDTRGQVLAAAHELQRFLHGARQALARVQHKQQQLPDGTGRDLNAAEALQRRHCAFEHDIQALSAQAQQVQDDGHRLQKAYAGDKAEEIGRHMQAVAEAWAQLQGSSAARRQLLLDTTDKFRFFKAVRELMLWMDGVNLQMDAQERPRDVSSADLIIKNHQGIKAEIEARADRFSSCIDMGQGLLARSHYAAEEISEKLSQLQARRQETADKWQEKMDWLQLVLEVLVFGRDAGMAEAWLCSQEPLVRSAELGCTVDEVESLIKRHEAFQKSAVAWEDRFSALEKLTALEEQEKERKRKREEEERRKQPPAPEPTASLPEGALLDSQTAPDATWDRAQPRLPAPSQPASVNGVCTDAEAPQPLVEQQRLEQGSFPEGPGSGAGDEANGLRGEKQTRTRGPTPPIMPQSRSSESARVATLPTRGPELSAQEQMEGLLCRKQEMEAFGKKAANRSWQNVYCVLRRGSLGFYKDAKAASAGVPYHGEVPVSLARAQGSVAFDYRKRKHVFKLGLQDGKEYLFQAKDEAEMSSWLRVVNAAIATVSSASGEPEEPAVPTATRGMTRAMTMPPVSPVGAEGPVVLRSKDGREREREKRFSFFKKNK is encoded by the exons ATGAGCGAGAAGCTGTGCAGAAGAAAACCTTCACCAAGTGGGTCAACTCTCACCTGGCCCGGGTGACATGCCGGGTGGGAGACCTGTACAGCGACCTCCGGGATGGACGTAACCTCCTGAGGCTCCTCGAGGTGCTCTCGGGGGAGACACTG CCAAAGCCCACAAAGGGCCGCATGCGGATCCACTGCCTGGAGAATGTGGACAAGGCGCTGCAGTTCCTGAAGGAGCAAAAAGTGCACCTGGAAAATGTGGGCTCGCATGACATTGTGGACGGGAACCACCGCCTGACCCTCGGGCTGGTGTGGACCATCATCCTTCGATTCCAG ATCCAAGACATAAGTGTGGAAACAGAAGACAATAAGGAGAAGAAGTCAGCCAAGGATGCCCTGCTGCTGTGGTGCCAGATGAAGACCGcggg GTACCCCAATGTCAACGTACACAACTTCACTACCAGCTGGAGAGATGGGCTGGCCTTCAACGCCATTGTACATAAACACCG gccaGACCTGCTGGATTTTGAGTCCCTGAAGAAGTGTAATGCACATTACAATCTGCAGAATGCTTTCAATCTGGCTGAGAAGGAGCTGGGACTTACAAAGCTGCTGGATCCTGAAG ATGTGAATGTGGACCAACCAGATGAGAAATCAATTATTACCTACGTGGCTACTTACTACCACTATTTCTCCAAGATGAAGGCCCTGGCCGTGGAAGGCAAAAGAATTGGCAAG GTGCTGGACCACGCCATGGAGGCCGAGCGCCTGGTGGAGAAGTATGAGTCCCTGGCCTCAGAGCTGCTGCAGTGGATTGAGCAAACGATCGTGACTCTCAATGACCGGCAGCTGGCCAACTCCCTGAGTGGTGTCCAGAACCAGCTCCAGTCCTTCAATTCCTACCGCACTGTGGAGAAGCCACCCAA GTTCACTGAGAAAGGGAACTTGGAAGTGCTGCTCTTCACAATCCAGAGCAAGCTGCGGGCCAACAACCAGAAGGTCTACACGCCCCGCGAGGGCCGGCTCATCTCCGACATCAACAAG GCCTGGGAGCGGCTGGAGAAAGCTGAGCATGAGCGTGAGCTGGCCCTGCGCACGGAGCTGATCCGCCAGGAGAAGCTGGAGCAGCTGGCCGCCCGCTTCGACCGCAAGGCCGCCATGCGGGAGACCTGGCTTAGCGAGAACCAGCGCCTTGTGTCCCAG GACAACTTCGGGCTGGAGCTGGCCGCCGTGGAGGCAGCAGTGCGGAAGCACGAAGCCATCGAGACGGACATCGTGGCCTACAGCGGCCGGGTGCAGGCGGTGGACGCCGTGGCCGCCGAGCTGGCCGCTGAGCACTACCACGACATCAAGCGCATCGCCGCGCGGCAGCACAACGTGGCGCGGCTCTGGGACTTCTTGCGGCAGATGGTGGCCGCCCGGCGGGAGCGGCTCCTCCTCAACCTGGAGCTGCAGAAGGTGTTCCAGGACCTGCTCTACCTCATGGACTGGATGGAAGAGATGAAG GGCCGACTGCAGTCCCAGGACCTGGGCAAGCATCTGGCTGGAGTGGAGGACCTGCTGCAGCTGCACGAGCTGGTGGAAGCCGACATTGCCGTACAGGCTGAGAGGGTGCGGTCCGTCAGTGCCTCTGCGCTGCGCTTCTGCGAACCAGGAAAAG AGTACAAACCGTGCGACCCCCAGCTGGTGTTGGAGCGGGTGGCCACCCTGGAGCAGAACTATGAGTCGCTGTGCAAGTTGGCAGCGGCTCGGCGGGCCCGGCTGGAGGAGTCCCGGCGACTCTGGCGCTTCCTCTGGGAGGTGGGCGAGGCCGAGGCCTGGGTGCGGGAGCAGCAGCACCTGCTGGCCTCGGCAGAAACCGGCCGGGACCTGACCGGCGTCCTCCGCCTGCTCAACAAGCACACAGCCCTGCGAGGCGAGATGAGCGGCCGGCTGGGGCCCCTGAAGCTCACCCTGGAGCAGGGCCAGCAGTTAGTGGCCGAGGGCCACCCCGGGGCAGGCCAGGCCGCCGCCCGCACCGCCGAGCTCCGGGCCCAGTGGGAGAGGCTGGAGGCCCTGGCGGAGGAGCGTGCCCAGCGGCTCGCCCAGGCCGCCAGCCTCTACCAGTTCCAGGTGGACGCAAACGACATGGAGGCCTGGCTGGTGGACGCGCTGCGCCTGGTGTCCAGCCCCGAGCTGGGACACGACGAGTTCTCCACGCAGGCCCTGGCCCGGCAGCATCGGGCCCTGGAGGAAGAGATCCGAGGCCACCGGCCCACCCTGGACACCCTGCGGGAGCAGGCCACAGCCCTGCCTCCCGTGCTGAGCCGCACGCCCGAGGTGCAGGGCCGGCTGCCCACCCTGGAGAGGCAATACGGGGAGCTGCGGGCCCGCGCAGGCGAGCGCGCACGTGCCCTGGAGGCGGCCCTGGCACGCTACACCATGCTCAGCGAGGCGGGGGCCTGCGGGCTCTGGGTGGAGGAGAAGGAGCAGTGGCTCAACGGGCTCGCCCTGCCTGAGCGCCTGGAGGACCTGGAGGTCGTGCAGCAAAG GTTCGAGACCCTGGAGCCTGAAATGAACGCCCTTGCAGCGCGAATTACTGCTGTGAATGACATCGCAGAGCAGTTGCTGAAGGCCAACCCCCCGGGGAAGGACAGCATTGTCAACACCCAGAAGCAGCTCAACCACAG GTGGCAGCAGTTTCGGTCCCTGGCGGACGGCAAGAAGGCAGCTCTGACGTCAGCCCTGAGCATCCAGAACTACCACTTAGAGTGCACAGAGACCCAGGCCTGGATGAGAGAAAAGACCAAGGTCATCGAGTCCACCCAGGGCCTGGGCAATGACCTGGCCGGGGTGCTGGCGCTGCAGCGTAAGCTGGCCGGCACCGAGAGGGACCTGGAGGCCATCGCTGCCCGGGTGGGCGAACTGACCCGAGAGGCAAATGCCCTGGCTGCTGAGCACCCCGCCCAAGCCCCTGCCATCAGCGCCCGGCTTGGAGAGGTGCAAGCCGGCTGGGAGGACCTCAGGACCACCATGCGGCGACGAGAGGAGTCGCTGGGCGAGGCGCGGCGGCTGCAGGACTTCCTGCGCAGCTTGGACGACTTCCAGGCCTGGCTCGGCCGCACGCAGACCTCTGTGGCCTCTGAAGAAGGGCCGGCCACCCTGCCTGAGGCAGAGGCCCTCCTGGCCCAACATGCAGCCCTGCGGGGAGAGGTGGAGCGGGCCCGGAGCGAGTACAGCCAGCTTCGGGCCGTGGGTGAGGAGGTGACCCGGGACCAGGCCGATCCCCAGTGCCTCTTCCTACGGCAGCGACTCGAAGCGCTGGGAACCGGCTGGGAGGAGCTGGGCCGCATGTGGGAGAGCCGACAAGGCCGTCTTGCCCAGGCCCACGGCTTCCAGGGGTTCCTGCGTGATGCTCGCCAGGCCGAGGGCGTGCTCAGCAGCCAG GAATATGTTTTGTCTCACACGGAGATGCCAGGGACACTCCAGGCTGCTGATGCCGCCATTAAAAAACTGGAAGACTTCATGAGCACCATGGATGCCAACGGTGAGCGGATCCGCGGGCTCCTGGAAGCCGGGCGCCAGCTGGTGTCTGAGGGCAACATCCATGCTGAGAAGATCCAAGAGAAGGCAGACTCCATAGAGAGGAG ACACAGGAAGAATCAAGAAGCAGTGCAGCAGCTTTTGGGCCGTCTTCGGGACAACCGAGAGCGGCAGCATTTCTTACAAGACTGTCATGAG CTGAAACTCTGGATTGACGAGAAGATGCTGACAGCCCAGGACGTGTCCTATGATGAGGCCCGCAACCTGCACACCAAGTGGCAGAAGCACCAGGCGTTCATGGCCGAGCTGGCCGCCAACAAGGACTGGTTGGACAAGGTGGACAAG GAAGGGCGGGAGCTGACTCTGGAGAAGCCGGAGCTGAAAGCTCTGGTGTGGGAGAAGCTAGATGACCTGCACAGGCGCTGGGACGAGCTGGAGACCACCACCCAGGCCAAAGCCCGCAGCCTCTTCGATGCCAACCGAGCTGAGCTGTTTGCCCAGAGCTGCTCTGCCCTGGAGAGCTGGCTGGAGAGCCTGCAGGCCCAGCTGCACTCCGACGACTACGGCAAGGACCTCACCAGCGTCAACATCCTGCTCAAGAAGCAGCAG ATGCTGGAAAGGGAGATGGCTGTGCGAGAGAAGGAGGTGGAAGCAATCCAGGCACAGGCAAAAGCTCTGGCCCAGGAAGACCAGGGTGCAGGGGAGGTGGAGAGGACCTCGAAGGCTGTGGAGGAGAAGTTCAGGGCCCTGTGCCAGCCCATGAAGGAGCGCTGCCGGCGCCTGCAAGCCTCTCGCGAGCAGCACCAGTTCCACCGGGACGTGGAGGATGAGATC TTGTGGGTGACGGAGCGGCTCCCCGTGGCTAGCTCCATGGAGCATGGCAGGGACCTGCCCAGTGTCCAGCTCCTCATGAAGAAAAACCAG ACCCTGCAGAAGGAGATCCAGGGCCACGAGCCGCGGATCGCGGACCTAACGGAGCGACAGCGCGCTCTGGGTGCGGCGGCAGCAGGCCCGGAGCTGGCTGAGCTACAGGAAATGTGGAAGCGCCTGAGCCACGAGTTGGAGCTTCGAGGGAAGCGACTGGAGGAGGCCCTGCGGGCCCAGCAGTTCTACCGCGACGCCGCAGAGGCAGAGGCCTGGATGGGCGAGCAGGAGTTACACATGATGGGCCAGGAGAAGGCCAAG GACGAGCTGAGTGCCCAGGCAGAGGTGAAGAAGCATCAGGTATTGGAACAAGCCCTGGCCGACTACGCCCAGACCATCCACCAGCTGGCAGCCAGCAGCCAAGACATGATTGACCACGAGCATCCAGAGAG CACGCGCATATCGATCCGCCAAGCCCAGGTGGACAAGCTGTACGCCAGCCTGAAGGAGCTGGCGGGAGAGCGGCGGGAGCGCCTGCACGAGCACCTGCGTCTGTGCCAGCTCCGCCGGGAGCTGGACGACCTGGAGCAGTGGATCCAGGAGCGCGAGGTGGTGGCAGCCTCGCACGAGCTGGGCCAGGACTACGAGCACGTGACT ATGCTCCGGGACAAATTCCGAGAGTTCTCCCGGGACACGAGCACCATCGGCCAGGAGCGCGTGGACAGCGCCAACACCTTGGCCAACGGGCTCATCGCGGGGGGCCACGCCGCCCGGGCCACGGTGGCCGAGTGGAAGGACAGTCTCAACGAGGCCTGGGCTGACCTGCTTGAGCTGCTGGACACGCGGGGTCAGGTGCTGGCAGCTGCACACGAGCTGCAGCGCTTCCTGCACGGTGCGCGCCAGGCCCTGGCGCGGGTGCAGCACAAGCAGCAGCAGCTTCCAGACGGGACCGGCCGGGACCTCAACGCTGCCGAGGCCCTGCAGCGCCGACACTGTGCCTTTGAGCACGACATCCAGGCCCTCAGCGCCCAG gccCAGCAGGTGCAGGATGACGGCCACCGGCTCCAGAAGGCCTACGCCGGAGACAAGGCCGAGGAGATCGGCCGCCACATGCAGGCCGTGGCCGAGGCCTGGGCGCAGCTTCAGGGAAGCTCTGCTGCCCGCCGCCAGCTGCTGCTGGACACCACGGACAAGTTCCGCTTCTTCAAGGCTGTCCGGGAGCTGATGCTGTGGATGGACGGAGTGAACCTGCAAATGGATGCCCAGGAGCGGCCCCG GGATGTGTCCTCCGCAGACCTGATCATCAAGAACCACCAAGGCATCAAGGCAGAGATAGAGGCCAGGGCTGACCGCTTCTCCTCTTGCATTGACATGGGACAGGGGCTGCTCGCCAGGAGCCACTACGCGGCTGAGGAG ATCTCAGAGAAGCTGTCTCAGCTTCAGGCACGGCGCCAGGAGACAGCTGACAAGTGGCAGGAGAAGATGGACTGGCTGCAGCTTG TTTTGGAGGTGCTCGTGTTTGGGAGAGACGCAGGTATGGCGGAGGCCTGGCTGTGCAGCCAGGAGCCGTTGGTGCGAAGCGCTGAGCTGGGTTGCACAGTCGATGAAGTCGAGAGCCTCATCAAGCGGCACGAAGCCTTCCAGAAGTCCGCAGTGGCCTGGGAGGATCGTTTCAGCGCACTGGAGAAGCTCACGGCG CTGgaggagcaggagaaggagcggaaaagaaagagggaggaagaggaacgGAGGAAACAGCCCCCTGCCCCAGAGCCCACAGCCAGTCTGCCTGAAGGGGCCCTGCTGGACAGCCAGACAGCTCCCGATGCTACTTGGGACAG agcccagccccgcctgccaGCACCCTCACAGCCAGCCAGCGTGAACGGCGTCTGCACAGATGCGGAAGCCCCACAG CCCCTGGTGGAACAACAGAGACTTGAGCAGGGCAGCTTCCCAGAAGGGCCT GGGTCTGGTGCTGGGGACGAGGCCAATGGGCTACGGGGAGAGAAGCAGACCCGGACACGGGGCCCGACCCCTCCTATAATGCCCCAGAGCAGGTCATCCGAGTCAGCCCGGGTTGCCACCTTGCCCACCCGCGGCCCGGAGCTCTCTGCCCAGGAACAGATGGAGGGGCTGCTGTGCCGCAAACAGGAGATGGAGGCCTTTGGCAAGAAGGCCGCCAACAG GTCATGGCAGAACGTGTACTGTGTCCTGCGGCGTGGGAGCCTTGGCTTTTACAAGGATGCTAAGGCAGCCAGTGCAGGAGTGCCGTACCACGGAGAAGTGCCTGTCAGCCtggccagggcccagggcagcGTTGCCTTTGATTATCGAAAGCGCAAGCATGTCTTCAAGCTGGG CTTACAGGATGGGAAAGAATATTTATTCCAGGCCAAGGATGAG